One genomic region from Streptomyces sp. NBC_01304 encodes:
- the yaaA gene encoding peroxide stress protein YaaA, whose product MLVLLPPSEGKASSGRGAPLKLEGLSLPGLTEARAAVLDELVELCAADEGKAREVLGLSEGLAGEVGKNAELRNAGARPAGEIYTGVLYDALGLADLDTAAKKRAVKSLVVFSGLWGAVRIGDRIPSYRCSMGVKLPGLGALGAYWRAPMAEVMPEAAGDGLVLDLRSSAYANAWKPKGEVAGRTATVRVLQSQIVNGVEKRSVVSHFNKATKGRLVRDLLQAGAAPAGPAELVEALGDLGFAVEAQAPAKAGKAWQLDVIVTEIH is encoded by the coding sequence GTGCTCGTCCTTCTGCCGCCGTCCGAGGGAAAGGCCTCCTCCGGGCGCGGAGCGCCGCTGAAGCTTGAGGGGCTTTCCCTGCCCGGACTCACCGAGGCGCGGGCCGCCGTGCTCGACGAGTTGGTCGAGCTGTGTGCCGCGGACGAGGGCAAGGCGCGTGAGGTGCTCGGGCTGAGCGAGGGGCTGGCCGGGGAGGTCGGCAAGAACGCCGAGCTGCGGAACGCCGGGGCCCGGCCGGCCGGTGAGATCTACACCGGTGTGCTGTACGACGCACTGGGGCTCGCGGATCTCGACACCGCCGCGAAGAAGCGGGCCGTCAAGTCCCTGGTCGTCTTCTCGGGGCTCTGGGGTGCGGTGCGGATCGGCGACCGGATTCCCTCCTACCGCTGCTCGATGGGGGTCAAGCTGCCGGGGCTGGGCGCGCTCGGTGCGTACTGGCGCGCGCCGATGGCCGAGGTCATGCCCGAGGCGGCGGGCGACGGCCTTGTGCTCGACCTGCGTTCGTCCGCGTACGCCAACGCCTGGAAGCCCAAGGGCGAGGTCGCGGGACGTACGGCGACCGTGCGGGTGCTGCAGTCCCAGATCGTCAACGGGGTCGAGAAGCGGTCCGTGGTCAGCCACTTCAACAAGGCGACCAAGGGGCGGCTCGTACGCGATCTGCTGCAGGCCGGTGCCGCGCCGGCCGGGCCCGCCGAGCTGGTGGAGGCCCTCGGCGATCTCGGGTTCGCGGTGGAGGCGCAGGCTCCGGCGAAGGCCGGGAAGGCGTGGCAGCTCGACGTGATCGTGACCGAGATTCACTGA
- a CDS encoding PhzF family phenazine biosynthesis protein has translation MPLTSQILRYTAFSADPAGGNPAGVVLDASALDDSGMLEIAADLGYSETAFLTPDGTLRFFSPKAEVAFCGHATVATAVALAEHGAGPGDYVFKTPAGEIPVSVREVDGELRATLTSVQPHVKEIAEADLAEALAALDWPARDLDENLPPRIAFAGNNHLVIGAATRERLADLSYDFDRLKQLMERLELTTVQLAYRAGESVFHVRDPFPIGGVVEDPATGAAAVAFGAYARELGLVEEESVLTLHQGEDMGRPGVLTVTLKAGDSRVRVSGTAVALSA, from the coding sequence ATGCCACTGACCAGCCAAATCCTCCGCTACACCGCCTTCTCCGCCGACCCCGCCGGAGGCAACCCCGCCGGGGTCGTCCTCGACGCATCCGCTCTCGACGACAGCGGCATGCTCGAAATCGCCGCCGACCTCGGCTACAGCGAGACCGCCTTCCTCACCCCGGACGGCACCCTCCGCTTCTTCTCCCCGAAGGCCGAGGTCGCCTTCTGCGGGCACGCCACCGTGGCGACGGCCGTGGCCCTGGCCGAGCACGGCGCAGGACCCGGCGACTACGTGTTCAAGACACCCGCCGGCGAGATCCCCGTGAGCGTCCGCGAGGTCGACGGTGAGCTGCGCGCCACCCTCACCAGCGTGCAGCCGCACGTGAAGGAGATCGCCGAGGCGGACCTCGCCGAGGCGCTGGCGGCGCTGGACTGGCCCGCCCGCGACCTGGACGAGAACCTGCCCCCGAGGATCGCCTTCGCGGGCAACAACCACCTGGTGATCGGCGCCGCCACCCGGGAGCGCCTGGCCGATCTGTCGTACGACTTCGACCGGCTCAAGCAGCTGATGGAGCGGCTGGAGCTGACCACCGTCCAACTGGCGTACCGGGCGGGCGAGTCCGTCTTCCACGTTCGTGACCCGTTCCCGATCGGCGGGGTCGTCGAGGACCCGGCGACCGGCGCCGCGGCGGTCGCGTTCGGTGCGTACGCGCGCGAACTCGGCTTGGTGGAGGAGGAGTCGGTGCTCACGCTCCACCAGGGCGAGGACATGGGCCGCCCAGGTGTGCTCACCGTGACGCTGAAGGCCGGAGACTCGCGGGTGCGGGTCTCCGGCACAGCGGTGGCGCTCAGCGCGTGA
- a CDS encoding TetR/AcrR family transcriptional regulator — protein sequence MARRTQAQRKSETRTRLIDAAAELFARKGFHAVSAEAVADAAERTTGALYSHFGGKEGLLLALLEVWKERTAAQLTAEIHQAPESGTHFAAMWAALTRPAEDRGDSWLLLEVELWLHGARDPQVGAPLAQRYAQVRADLGEGLADWAEATGTVLPHPPDETGALVLGVLLGCALQHRLEPGAIPEELVVSGLSGLLGLDVPRGLDVPRGLDVPPKGRKS from the coding sequence ATGGCCCGACGCACCCAGGCCCAGCGCAAGTCCGAGACCCGTACCCGCCTGATCGACGCCGCCGCCGAACTCTTCGCCCGCAAGGGCTTCCACGCGGTGTCCGCGGAGGCCGTCGCCGACGCGGCCGAGCGCACGACCGGGGCGCTCTACAGCCACTTCGGTGGCAAGGAGGGGCTGTTGCTCGCGCTCCTGGAGGTGTGGAAGGAACGTACGGCCGCACAGCTCACCGCCGAGATCCACCAAGCCCCGGAGTCCGGCACGCACTTCGCCGCCATGTGGGCCGCCCTCACCCGCCCCGCCGAGGACCGCGGCGACTCCTGGCTGCTCCTGGAGGTCGAACTCTGGCTGCACGGCGCCCGCGACCCGCAGGTGGGCGCGCCCCTCGCGCAGCGCTATGCGCAGGTCCGCGCCGACCTCGGCGAGGGCCTTGCCGACTGGGCCGAGGCGACCGGGACCGTACTGCCCCATCCGCCCGACGAGACGGGCGCGTTGGTGCTCGGCGTGCTGCTCGGCTGCGCGCTGCAGCACCGCCTGGAGCCGGGCGCCATCCCCGAGGAGCTGGTCGTCAGCGGCCTGTCAGGGCTCCTCGGACTCGACGTACCACGCGGCCTCGACGTGCCACGCGGTCTCGACGTACCACCGAAGGGACGTAAGTCATGA
- a CDS encoding DinB family protein, which produces MDIPDIRIDPPRTGDERETLRAYLDYHRATLAMKTEGLGDEELRKQTMPPSTLSLLGLVRHMAEVERHWFRRVINGEDISHVWSDSGDFQAAYDASESTRAEAFAAWEAEVEQARRIEQAAESLDATVHFPKWGGDVSLRLIMLHLIHEYARHNGHADLLREGVDGTVGA; this is translated from the coding sequence ATGGACATCCCCGACATCCGCATCGACCCGCCCCGCACAGGCGACGAGCGCGAGACGCTGCGCGCCTATCTCGACTACCACCGCGCGACGCTCGCCATGAAGACCGAGGGCCTCGGCGACGAGGAGCTCCGCAAACAAACCATGCCGCCGTCGACGCTCTCGCTGCTCGGCCTGGTGCGGCACATGGCCGAGGTGGAACGGCACTGGTTCCGCCGAGTGATCAACGGCGAGGACATCTCGCACGTGTGGTCGGACAGCGGGGACTTCCAAGCGGCGTACGACGCCTCGGAGTCGACCCGTGCGGAGGCGTTCGCGGCCTGGGAGGCGGAGGTCGAGCAGGCCCGCCGGATCGAGCAGGCGGCCGAGTCCCTCGATGCCACCGTGCACTTCCCCAAGTGGGGCGGGGACGTGTCCTTGCGCCTCATCATGCTGCACCTCATCCACGAGTACGCGCGGCACAACGGCCACGCCGACCTTCTGCGAGAAGGGGTGGACGGAACCGTCGGGGCCTAA
- a CDS encoding MerR family transcriptional regulator translates to MRIGELAALAGVTSRAVRHYHHLGLLPEPERRSNGYREYGLRHAVELARIKRLTELGLGLGEVRDVLADDEGKELAEVLEELDADLARQEDALRERRARLKVLLAQARAGRLPAEGPVSPGLAELLGALGPATGSGTAAKDREHLVLLDSMADPAERDRLVDALRPLAEDPELASRSKELYARLDELAEAGVDDPRIAPLAAEFAAYMPDELVKLMGASGERDRQHPFGEAFMADFAPAQAEVVRRMIEALVVRARGLA, encoded by the coding sequence ATGCGGATCGGAGAACTGGCCGCGCTCGCCGGGGTGACCTCGCGGGCCGTGCGGCACTACCACCACCTGGGCCTGCTGCCCGAGCCCGAGCGGCGGTCCAACGGCTATCGCGAGTACGGCCTGCGGCACGCCGTCGAGCTCGCCCGGATCAAGCGCCTCACCGAGCTGGGCCTCGGCCTCGGGGAGGTCCGGGACGTGCTCGCGGACGACGAGGGCAAGGAGCTCGCGGAGGTCCTTGAAGAGCTGGACGCGGATCTCGCGCGGCAGGAGGACGCGCTGCGGGAGCGGCGGGCCCGGCTCAAGGTGCTGCTCGCCCAGGCGCGGGCGGGCCGGCTGCCCGCGGAGGGGCCGGTCTCGCCCGGCCTCGCCGAGCTGCTCGGGGCGCTGGGCCCTGCGACCGGTTCGGGGACGGCCGCGAAGGACCGGGAGCATCTGGTGCTGCTCGACAGCATGGCCGACCCCGCGGAGCGCGACCGGCTCGTCGACGCCCTGCGCCCGCTGGCCGAGGATCCCGAACTCGCCTCGCGGTCAAAGGAGTTGTACGCGAGGCTCGACGAGCTGGCGGAGGCGGGCGTGGACGATCCCCGCATCGCGCCCCTCGCCGCCGAGTTCGCCGCGTATATGCCGGATGAGCTGGTGAAGCTCATGGGCGCGTCCGGGGAGCGGGACAGGCAACACCCCTTCGGCGAGGCCTTCATGGCCGACTTCGCGCCCGCTCAGGCCGAGGTGGTGCGCCGCATGATCGAGGCGTTGGTGGTACGCGCACGGGGGTTGGCATGA
- a CDS encoding MazG-like family protein, with the protein MNSDLPPWPTIDRLTDWLDAANDRPPEEELLLRILKVSEEAGEVAQAVIGAKGQNPRKGVSHSWDDVQAELCDVIITAMTALRTLTPEAEKVFGAHLRKVAERCL; encoded by the coding sequence ATGAACAGCGACCTTCCGCCCTGGCCCACCATCGACCGCCTCACCGATTGGCTCGACGCCGCCAACGACCGGCCGCCCGAGGAGGAGCTGCTGTTGCGCATCCTCAAAGTTTCCGAGGAGGCGGGCGAGGTGGCGCAAGCGGTGATCGGGGCGAAGGGGCAGAACCCTCGCAAGGGGGTGAGCCACAGCTGGGACGACGTACAGGCGGAACTGTGCGACGTGATCATCACCGCGATGACGGCACTGCGCACGCTCACCCCGGAGGCGGAGAAGGTCTTCGGCGCGCACCTTCGCAAGGTCGCCGAGAGATGTCTCTGA
- a CDS encoding AAA family ATPase — MPTLYLTCGLPGSGKTTLARRIERERDALRLTADEWLFRLHTKERGPELDKHRDPVEQVQWDVARRVLELGCNVVVDWGLWSREERDHYRTGARELGARVVLCVLDPPRAELVRRLTARNAALPPGTFRIAEAELDEWDGWFERPTAAELALFDPYEGLAGPA, encoded by the coding sequence GTGCCGACCCTGTACCTGACCTGCGGCCTTCCCGGCTCGGGCAAGACGACCCTGGCCCGCCGCATCGAGCGTGAGCGGGACGCGCTGCGGTTGACCGCCGACGAGTGGCTGTTCCGGCTGCACACCAAGGAGCGCGGCCCGGAGCTCGACAAGCACCGCGACCCGGTCGAGCAGGTCCAATGGGACGTCGCCAGGCGGGTGTTGGAGCTCGGCTGCAACGTGGTCGTCGACTGGGGCCTGTGGTCCCGCGAGGAGCGGGACCACTACCGCACCGGGGCCCGCGAGCTCGGCGCCCGCGTCGTCCTGTGCGTACTCGATCCGCCGCGCGCGGAACTGGTGCGGCGCCTGACGGCGCGCAACGCCGCGCTGCCGCCGGGCACCTTCCGTATCGCCGAGGCCGAACTGGACGAGTGGGACGGGTGGTTCGAGCGCCCGACGGCGGCGGAACTCGCGCTGTTCGACCCCTACGAGGGGCTTGCCGGGCCCGCTTAG
- a CDS encoding pyridoxamine 5'-phosphate oxidase family protein, with amino-acid sequence MAIDMTELVEITSEAELRELLGEPTARAANKSRDSLHELAKEWLAHSSFCVISTADGDGRCDASPKGDPAGFVHVLDDTTIVIPERPGNHRADSFHNILANPRVGLLFIVPGRPDTLRINGRARLVREAPFFDALTVQGHRPKLALVVEIEEVYFHCAKAFLRSKLWKPETWNPDALPSRARISKTLERPDDSLEELERHYGPSYADTIYEG; translated from the coding sequence ATGGCGATAGACATGACGGAACTGGTCGAGATCACCTCCGAGGCCGAACTACGCGAGCTGCTCGGTGAACCGACGGCGCGGGCGGCGAACAAGTCGCGGGACTCGCTGCACGAGCTCGCCAAGGAATGGCTGGCCCACTCGTCGTTCTGCGTGATCTCCACGGCGGACGGCGACGGCCGGTGCGACGCCTCGCCCAAGGGGGACCCGGCCGGGTTCGTACACGTCCTGGACGACACGACGATCGTGATCCCGGAGCGCCCCGGCAACCACCGCGCCGACTCCTTCCACAACATCCTGGCCAACCCCCGGGTCGGCCTGCTCTTCATCGTGCCCGGCCGGCCCGACACCCTGCGGATCAACGGGCGGGCCCGGCTCGTCCGCGAGGCCCCCTTCTTCGACGCCCTGACCGTCCAGGGGCACCGGCCGAAGCTCGCGCTGGTCGTGGAGATCGAAGAGGTCTATTTCCATTGCGCCAAGGCCTTCCTGCGCTCCAAGCTGTGGAAGCCGGAGACCTGGAACCCGGACGCCCTGCCGTCCCGGGCGCGCATCTCCAAGACCCTGGAGCGACCGGACGACTCCCTCGAGGAGCTGGAGCGCCACTACGGGCCGAGCTATGCCGACACCATCTACGAGGGCTGA
- a CDS encoding cytochrome P450: protein MTAPALNSINLLEDTWAREVPHDQFALLRREDPVHWHELPVGEGFFAITRHADIIEASRNPEVWSVEKGSFFIRDQTPEALESLALTLVGMDPPKHSRFRRLVNAGFAPRMIRKLVEDIERRAAVLADQVEEGVELEFVERMAALLPLQVICEMMGIPAEDEGRIFDWSNRMVGFQDPDFRNTEEDGQIAAAEIYGYCDRLAAARLVDPRDDITSALVHGEVDGDKLTAHEINMFFVTLCVAGNETTRNLLAHTLLTLIDQPKVRAELVAGIDDDALWSSATEEFLRWNGSIHNFRRTATRDTEIGGVPVKAGQKAVLFYTSANRDEDVFPDPFTFDPRRTPNDHLAFGGGGPHFCLGAGLARSEIKALTRALLRRFPNVEPAGEPRRMRSDFINGIKHLPVRFTR from the coding sequence ATGACGGCACCCGCACTCAACTCCATCAACCTCCTGGAAGACACCTGGGCCCGAGAGGTCCCGCACGACCAGTTCGCGCTGCTGCGCCGCGAGGACCCGGTGCACTGGCACGAACTCCCGGTCGGCGAGGGCTTCTTCGCCATCACCAGGCACGCGGACATCATCGAGGCGAGCCGCAACCCGGAGGTGTGGTCCGTCGAGAAGGGCTCGTTCTTCATCCGGGACCAGACCCCCGAGGCCCTGGAGAGCCTCGCGCTCACCCTCGTCGGCATGGACCCGCCCAAGCACAGCCGCTTCCGCCGCCTGGTCAACGCCGGGTTCGCGCCCCGCATGATCCGCAAGCTGGTCGAGGACATCGAGCGACGGGCGGCCGTCCTCGCGGACCAGGTCGAGGAGGGTGTGGAGCTGGAGTTCGTGGAGCGGATGGCGGCCCTGCTCCCGCTGCAGGTCATCTGCGAAATGATGGGCATCCCGGCGGAGGACGAGGGGCGGATCTTCGACTGGTCCAACCGCATGGTCGGCTTCCAGGACCCGGACTTCCGCAACACCGAGGAGGACGGCCAGATAGCGGCCGCCGAGATCTACGGCTACTGCGACCGACTGGCCGCCGCCCGCCTCGTGGACCCGCGCGACGACATCACCAGCGCGCTCGTCCACGGCGAGGTGGACGGGGACAAGCTCACCGCGCACGAGATCAACATGTTCTTCGTGACGCTGTGCGTCGCGGGCAACGAGACGACTCGCAATCTCCTCGCCCATACGCTGCTGACGCTGATCGACCAGCCGAAGGTGCGGGCCGAACTCGTCGCGGGCATCGACGACGACGCGCTGTGGTCGTCGGCCACCGAGGAGTTCCTGCGCTGGAACGGCTCGATCCACAACTTCCGGCGCACCGCGACCCGCGACACCGAGATCGGCGGCGTCCCCGTCAAGGCGGGCCAGAAGGCAGTCCTCTTCTACACCTCGGCCAACCGCGACGAGGACGTCTTTCCCGACCCGTTCACCTTCGACCCCCGCCGCACCCCGAACGACCACCTCGCGTTCGGGGGCGGCGGACCGCACTTCTGTCTGGGCGCAGGTCTCGCCCGCTCGGAGATCAAGGCCCTCACCCGGGCGCTCCTGCGCCGCTTCCCGAACGTGGAGCCGGCGGGTGAACCGCGGCGGATGCGCTCGGACTTCATCAACGGGATCAAGCACCTGCCGGTGCGCTTCACCCGCTGA
- a CDS encoding glycosyltransferase family 2 protein: MSLPPRLGVAVVTMGNRPKELGELLDSVAKQVVPPARIVIIGNGSPLPDFPGLPGELTVIELDENLGCPGGRNVALRRLREYGDVDVVIELDDDGLLVDHDVFRTVQDLFASDPRLGIVGFRIADETGETQRRHVPRLRAKDPMKRGLVTAFLGGGHAFSTKMLAETGDWPADFFFTHEESDLAWRALDAGWKVLYEPKLLLQHPKTSPARHAVYFRMTARNRVWLARRRLPLPLIPVYLGVWTLLTLARTRSLGGLKAWAGGFVEGLRTSCGERRPMRWRTVWRMTRLGRPPVI; this comes from the coding sequence GTGTCCCTGCCGCCGCGCCTGGGCGTCGCCGTCGTGACCATGGGCAACCGCCCCAAGGAACTGGGCGAACTGCTCGATTCCGTGGCGAAACAGGTCGTGCCGCCCGCGCGGATCGTGATCATCGGCAACGGCAGCCCGCTGCCCGACTTCCCGGGTCTGCCGGGCGAGTTGACGGTGATCGAGCTGGACGAGAACCTCGGCTGCCCCGGCGGCCGCAATGTCGCCCTGCGCAGGCTGCGCGAGTACGGCGACGTGGATGTGGTGATCGAGCTGGACGACGACGGGCTGCTCGTCGATCACGACGTGTTCCGCACGGTCCAGGACCTCTTCGCGAGCGATCCGCGCCTCGGGATCGTCGGGTTCCGCATCGCCGACGAGACCGGCGAGACCCAGCGCCGCCACGTCCCGCGCCTGCGCGCCAAGGACCCGATGAAGCGGGGCCTCGTCACGGCGTTCCTCGGGGGCGGGCACGCCTTCTCCACGAAGATGCTGGCCGAGACCGGGGACTGGCCGGCCGACTTCTTCTTCACGCACGAGGAGTCGGACCTGGCCTGGCGGGCCCTGGATGCCGGCTGGAAGGTCCTGTACGAGCCGAAGCTGCTGCTCCAGCACCCGAAGACGTCCCCCGCCCGGCACGCGGTCTACTTCCGGATGACCGCCCGCAACCGCGTCTGGCTGGCCCGCCGCCGCCTGCCGCTCCCCCTGATCCCGGTCTACCTGGGCGTCTGGACGCTGCTCACGCTGGCCCGCACCAGGTCGCTCGGCGGGCTCAAGGCGTGGGCCGGCGGTTTCGTGGAGGGGCTCAGGACCTCGTGCGGCGAGCGGCGGCCGATGCGCTGGCGGACCGTGTGGCGCATGACGCGGCTCGGGCGCCCCCCGGTGATCTGA
- a CDS encoding RNB domain-containing ribonuclease, with the protein MPSRHMRVTGAAEATLRTALTELRTKLEIPRDFPPEVLAEAAHAAKNPRLPSSDATDIPFFTIDPPTSTDLDQAMHLERRGKGYRVQYAIADVAAYVTPGGPLDQEAHARVTTLYFPDEKVPLHPPTLSDGAASLLPDQTCPALLWTIDLDGDGRRTDTDVRRALVRSRAKLDYDGVQKAIDAGTADEPLALLKDIGLLRERLEVERGGISLNVPEQEIVEHDGVFELGYRAPLPADGWNAQISLLTGQAAADLMTAHGTGILRTLPAAPDGAVRRLRRSAKALGIDWPHHVPYSEVVRALDPRQAHHAAFLQECTTLLRGAGYTVFTGGNVPDPHIHAAVAAAYTHCTAPLRRLVDRYAGEICLAAVANEEPPEWVLSALPDLPKTMADGTRRANGVERECVDIVEAALLKDRIGEVFDAYVVDVKDHEPAVGTIHLRDPAVIARIEGGESKLPLGERLRVRLTQADPGSAKVQFAPA; encoded by the coding sequence ATGCCCAGCCGCCACATGCGAGTGACAGGCGCAGCCGAGGCCACGCTGCGCACAGCCCTGACCGAGCTACGCACCAAGCTCGAGATCCCCCGCGACTTCCCACCGGAGGTCCTCGCGGAGGCGGCCCACGCCGCCAAGAACCCCCGCCTCCCCTCCAGCGACGCCACGGACATCCCCTTCTTCACGATCGACCCGCCCACGTCCACGGACCTGGACCAGGCGATGCACCTGGAGCGCCGCGGCAAGGGCTACCGGGTCCAGTACGCGATCGCGGACGTAGCGGCCTACGTCACCCCCGGCGGCCCCCTCGACCAAGAGGCCCACGCCCGCGTGACCACCCTCTACTTCCCCGACGAGAAGGTCCCGCTGCACCCGCCGACGCTCTCCGACGGCGCCGCGAGCCTGCTCCCCGACCAGACCTGCCCCGCCCTGCTCTGGACGATCGACCTCGACGGCGACGGCCGCAGGACGGACACCGACGTCCGCCGCGCCCTGGTCCGCAGCCGCGCCAAGCTCGACTACGACGGCGTACAGAAGGCCATCGACGCGGGCACCGCCGACGAACCCCTGGCCCTCCTCAAGGACATCGGCCTGCTCCGCGAACGCCTGGAGGTCGAACGCGGCGGCATCTCCCTCAACGTCCCCGAGCAGGAGATCGTCGAGCACGACGGGGTGTTCGAACTCGGCTACCGCGCCCCGCTCCCCGCCGACGGCTGGAACGCCCAGATCTCCCTGCTCACCGGCCAGGCGGCCGCCGACCTGATGACCGCGCACGGCACCGGCATCCTGCGCACCCTGCCCGCCGCCCCGGACGGCGCGGTCCGCCGCCTTCGCCGCTCGGCAAAGGCGTTGGGCATCGACTGGCCGCACCACGTGCCGTACTCGGAGGTCGTCCGCGCCCTCGACCCGCGCCAGGCCCACCACGCGGCCTTCCTCCAGGAGTGCACGACCCTGCTGCGCGGTGCGGGCTACACCGTCTTCACCGGCGGCAACGTCCCCGACCCGCACATCCACGCCGCCGTGGCGGCCGCGTACACGCACTGCACGGCCCCTCTGCGCCGTCTCGTCGACCGCTACGCCGGCGAGATCTGCCTGGCCGCGGTCGCGAACGAGGAACCGCCCGAGTGGGTCCTGTCCGCCCTCCCCGACCTCCCGAAGACGATGGCCGACGGCACCCGCCGCGCCAACGGCGTCGAGCGCGAATGCGTCGACATCGTCGAGGCGGCCCTGCTCAAGGACCGCATCGGCGAGGTCTTCGACGCCTACGTGGTGGACGTGAAGGACCACGAACCGGCCGTCGGCACCATCCACTTGAGGGACCCCGCGGTCATCGCCCGCATCGAGGGCGGCGAGTCGAAGCTCCCGCTCGGCGAGCGCCTGCGGGTCCGGCTCACGCAGGCCGATCCGGGATCGGCGAAGGTCCAGTTCGCGCCTGCCTGA
- the eda gene encoding bifunctional 4-hydroxy-2-oxoglutarate aldolase/2-dehydro-3-deoxy-phosphogluconate aldolase yields MTSSSSVLDLAPVVPVVVVEELSDAVPLARALVAGGLPAIEVTLRTPAALDAIRAIAAEVPDAVVGAGTVISPVNVEESVAAGARFLVSPGWTDQLLDSMKGSGVPFLPGVSTTSEVVALLERGVREMKFFPAEAAGGTAYLKSLGGPLPQARFCPTGGIRLASAPSYLALKNVGCVGGSWMLPGDAIAAKDWARVEKLAREAAALRG; encoded by the coding sequence ATGACTTCCTCCTCCTCTGTCCTGGACCTCGCCCCCGTCGTGCCCGTCGTGGTCGTCGAGGAGCTGTCCGACGCCGTCCCGCTCGCGCGCGCCCTCGTCGCCGGTGGGCTGCCCGCCATCGAGGTCACGCTGCGTACGCCCGCGGCGCTCGACGCGATCCGGGCGATCGCGGCCGAGGTGCCGGACGCCGTGGTCGGCGCGGGGACCGTCATATCCCCCGTGAATGTCGAGGAGTCGGTTGCTGCGGGCGCCCGCTTCCTGGTCTCCCCCGGGTGGACGGACCAGCTGCTCGACTCGATGAAGGGCTCCGGCGTGCCCTTCCTGCCGGGCGTCTCGACCACCTCCGAGGTGGTCGCGCTGCTCGAACGCGGTGTGCGCGAGATGAAGTTCTTCCCGGCCGAGGCGGCCGGCGGCACGGCCTATCTGAAGTCCCTCGGGGGTCCGCTCCCGCAGGCCCGGTTCTGCCCGACGGGCGGGATCAGGCTGGCGTCCGCGCCGTCGTACCTGGCGCTGAAGAACGTCGGCTGCGTGGGCGGCAGTTGGATGCTGCCCGGCGACGCGATCGCGGCCAAGGACTGGGCCCGCGTGGAGAAGCTGGCCCGCGAGGCCGCCGCCCTGCGAGGCTGA
- a CDS encoding GNAT family N-acetyltransferase: MTSHSRSPLPVLSPQALRARIEHYYAAVPRLFSEVEDFGPLELFVRKEPGAPFYGGPDHARPVGTGPLTLADLERVRARQRERGVPEAFEWVQEVRPELRGLFESEGRAVAERPLMVLDQDVELSPQPLPGGVTLRALDADDPALPAALALPLLAFDEPGTAVGLAGPAELAAAARKLTDDGTVGTLLPSIRAGHKVVVAALDSDGTPLAAGQYHPAVGAAELGGVGTLPTARRQGLAAALTVALAEHAREHGVQTVFLAYALETVARLYARLGFRLAGTTLLVHGQPARGA, encoded by the coding sequence GTGACATCGCACTCCCGTTCTCCCCTTCCCGTGCTCTCGCCGCAGGCCCTGCGCGCCCGTATCGAGCACTACTACGCCGCCGTGCCCCGCCTCTTCTCCGAGGTGGAGGACTTCGGGCCGCTGGAGCTGTTCGTACGCAAGGAGCCCGGCGCCCCCTTCTACGGAGGGCCCGACCACGCCCGGCCCGTCGGTACCGGGCCCCTCACGCTCGCCGACCTGGAGCGGGTGCGGGCCCGGCAGCGGGAGCGGGGTGTGCCGGAGGCCTTTGAGTGGGTGCAGGAGGTGCGGCCCGAGCTGCGGGGGCTCTTCGAGAGTGAAGGGCGGGCCGTGGCCGAGCGGCCGTTGATGGTGCTCGACCAGGACGTGGAGCTGTCTCCGCAGCCGCTCCCCGGCGGTGTGACGCTGCGTGCGCTGGACGCCGACGACCCGGCGCTGCCCGCTGCCCTCGCCCTCCCGCTCCTGGCCTTCGACGAGCCGGGGACCGCGGTCGGTCTCGCGGGGCCCGCCGAACTCGCGGCCGCAGCGAGGAAGTTGACCGACGACGGGACGGTCGGGACGCTTCTGCCCAGCATCAGGGCGGGCCACAAGGTCGTTGTCGCCGCCCTCGACTCCGACGGCACTCCGCTCGCGGCGGGCCAGTACCACCCGGCGGTCGGTGCCGCCGAGCTCGGCGGTGTCGGCACGCTGCCCACCGCGCGGCGGCAGGGCCTGGCCGCCGCTCTCACGGTGGCCCTCGCCGAGCATGCCCGTGAGCACGGGGTGCAGACCGTGTTCCTCGCGTACGCCCTGGAGACCGTGGCCCGGCTCTACGCACGGCTGGGCTTCCGTCTCGCGGGCACCACCCTGCTGGTCCACGGGCAGCCCGCCCGCGGCGCCTGA